Within the Sulfitobacter sp. JL08 genome, the region CATAAAGCCGTTGAGCCTTTCGCCAAGACGTTCGACCCGAAGTTCGCAAGGTTCGACATAGGACACTGGGGGGCGATTGATGGACGCAATGATTGGAAGGATTGCGATGTAGCCGTTCTGTTCGGTCTATCATTCCGCAATCCCATCTGGGCCAACAACACCTTTATGGCGTTCCGAGGAAGGCAAGAAGACGAATGGTTTAGAGAGCCTGAGTTTGAGGAGCACGCGGACGTGCGCGGGGAAATGCAAATTCGCCAAATCTCGGTATCTGTCATTCAGGCAATCAACCGAGTTCAGTGTCGAAAGGTAATCGACAGTGCCGGAAACTGTTCACCGACCGATGTATTTATCCTGTTGCCTGAGGGGGTAGCGGGAGAGGCCGTATTGCACGCAATCGAAATGGAGATGCCGCACATTCGCACGAAAGACTGGGGCTTTGTCCTTGATGAATCGCTCAAGCAGAAGTCAAAGATACGTAAAGGTTCAGCCCACGAAGCCCTGTTGGCATACATGCAAAACCAATCTCCCGGCGAATATGCAGTTGCGAAGATCAAGTCGGACTTGGACCTGAGCGACAGCCTTTGGAAAGAAAGCGTAGCCAAGGCGTTGCGGGTTGCAGATCACCCGCTGACAAAAGACTTAGCCACTATCAAGGTCAACTACATCGCTGGACGTGGTCGCGGCGCGAAGTCGCGCATGGTAAAGCTATGAACTTTGCGAGGCGCAAAAAACGCAAGGAAGACGTTAAGCAGCGGGCATCACAGCCCAATAGCATGTATTCTCAATGTCGTGCTGTTGGTTGCCCCAATCCGGCACGTGCGGGAACTTCAGACGGCCTTGGAAGACTTTACTGTCGAAAACACCATGATCACTACCAACGTCATGGGTCACTGTTCAAACCAAGCTACAAGGCAAGCGAGCTAAACCCGTTCCGAAAAGTCGCTCTCAAGTGGCTTGAAGAAAACCGAGAAGATGCTTGGGTTCAAAATGCGGTCGCAGCGGTTAAGCAGTTGTATCAAACCGCTGGACCTCACGTGGAAGCATTCAGGTTGCGAGGGTTGAAGCCAAGGCAGCGCGCTTGGGCGCATTGGGCCAGATTAAGGACATCTGGGGTCGACCCCGTAAAGGTGGTGTCGGTTTGGTTGGCCGTCGAGATGGTGATCAAGTCAGACACGCAACCGGATTGGCGGCCAGAATACAAAAGGGTGCAAGCCGCAAAGGTCGTCCACAGGATGGCGTCAGGAAGCCACAATAAATGGACCCAAGATCGCCTCGATGGGAGCGGTTCATGGACACAGGAAATACACGTCTATCCGCACTCGCGTGGAAGGGTCTTGAGACACATTGGCGAAGACCTTGAGAAAGCGTGCGCACTTCTGGCCGAAAACTGTCTTGATAAAATGTTCGTGCGATAGTGTTTCGGCTACGCAGCATTTCTGAAATCCCTACCTACAGTGTAGCGTTCTCGACCAATTTCGCGAACTCCCTGAAACGCGCCTCACGTCCTCCACTGGTGCTCTACGAAATTCCTTCAGGGCAGAATGCCGCAACGGCCCTACTCAGGTGCACCTGAATTGCTCTGTGCGCTGGCAAACTGCGCTTCTCACTTCTCGACCAAGGTAAGGATAACTGGGAGGCTTGATACAATCGCTACAATGGTGCCGATTTTACACGTAGCCTGTCAAAACTTCCCCCCACAAGACTCCTACACAAGGATTGCACTACGAGATTTTTTATCTATATTAATCAATATGATAAATTGAAACAACTAGAGTTCAATCCTCTCTCACAGCACCACTAAAACATACTAAGTAATTGTTTTAAAATTATTTTCCTAATTTAGTGTGAGCTTTATCCACCCTACTGTCCACCCTTAAGGTTTTCATTGGAGCGGTTTAAGTCGCCCCAAACGCTGAGAAATGTAAGAAGCAAAACCTCCATCACTTTTGCGGTCCCATTCATCCAATTCTGCAACGAGACGGTGATATGTTTGCCAGTGCATGAGCGTCGTCGCAAGGTAGCTCAACGAATGACCTTGAAAGACGCTCAACTACGAAACACCCGCCGACCGTTTCAATGCATGCGTTGCGTCGACCCGTTGAAACCGCCGGACAAAACAGACACTCACCGCGGATGCTCAAATGACCGCTCATCGCGTTGGCGTTCAAGACCGCCAACGTTTTGAATAGGTAAGGTTATCCAAATAAGTGAAAGACTGGCGAAAGCCTTCACCAAGTCATACGAAAGCCCGCAGTAAGACCAACACCTTGATTGTTCCCTAAATTTCCACTGATTTCGGTCCGGTAGGACCCTTCCGCAAAAAGGGCCATATTTTCGTCCCAGACAATGGAACCTCCAACACCCAGCTCGGCCCAGGTCGACTCATTTTTCGCGCTTAGGTTGGCTCCAGAGACGTTCACCGAACTTGTCCCAGAAAAATCGTGCAGGATGTTACCTATAACGTAAACTCTCTTGCGGTCCTGATCGGGTCCAGCAGTAGAGCTGCCTGTGCCAGAAGATGCTCCGTCGTATTCATACTCATAAGCCAGTCCAATCCGCCCAAGCAGACTTTCAGTCGAACCCAGATTTACGGTGTCCCCTGCGGTGTCTGTAAAACGACCCCCGTCCAAGTGGCCCCACGTCAACTGAGCCTGCGGAATCAGAGCGTTTTGTGAACCCATTTTGATCCGGTGCCCGCCCTCGATACTCAACGCATAGGCCGTGGAACTGTGTCCGTTTACAAGTGAACCGCTTGTTGAAGACGAGATTTCGCTATCGATCCAGTTGATCTGAGCTTGCGCGTCCAAGTAGCTTCCTTGATCAGCATACCATGTCGCAGTTGCGCCAATCCCGTATCCTTCAGCATAAATATTGCCACTACCCAGACCGTTCGCAGCCGTGGAATCAAGCTTGCCAAACTGGCCGGTTAGACCAAATACCCAATGACCATTTCCACCCTCAATGCTTTGGGTATCAACACCGATTTGAACGCCCCAAATATTGCCATCATACGTGTTACCACTGGTGCTTTGCTGGGGCGCGATATCAAATTTGCGGCCATGGATGCGAAGCCAGGCCCCTTCTGCAGGGGACGTTGAATTACTACTATTAGCTTTGCCCAACGATTGGCGTTGGCTTACCCGTTGGTCCAAAGTTGGGATCGAAGAAAACCTGAGAAGAGCGTCGGGTGCCGCCTCGTAAACTGCGCCTGTTCCATTGGCCCCAATATTTGACAAAAACCATTGACTGCCCTGCAAATCCAGATTGTACCGGAATGCGCCGACGGAATATGCTCCGCCCGATAGAGTAAAGTCACCCAGTGCGGTTGTGCCCGCAACGTCGATGACCAATATGTCATTGCCAGTTTCGACCCCAGTCGAGGCATTTGTCAGAGTGACCGCCGTTGCAGCGCCGGTCACGTTCCCTCCGATAACAAGTGTATCAGACGTATCTGTAGCAAAATCGACATCAACAAACAGTTGGCCACCACCGGCGTAGTCTGCGCTTACCCCTGAAATATCGCCCGCAGTTCCATCGTTCATAGAAACAATGCCGCTGTTGCTCAGATTGCCGGTTAAAGAAAAGCCCCCCGCGGCATTCAAGGTTGCATCGTTAATCAGGATTAAACCGTTGCCGGCGACTGAACTAGTAGAAAGTGTTGGGCCAAAGCTTAATGTCCCTCCGTCAAGGATTATGTTTTCCCAGTTTAGAACAATCGCGCCACTTATGCCTGCAGACACCCCCTGAAATGTGATGGTGTCCACAGGCCCGTCGCCACCATCGAACCGAGTAACTCCCGAGATGTCAGCGCCTGCAGCAACATTTATGCTGTCCGAGGCTGACCCCATAAATAATTGTCCGACAATAGAGCTTCCGATATTCAGCCAAGCCGTATCGTCACCAGATCCACCTTCCAATCGTGCCTGCAAATTTCCATCAAGTACGAATGTATCGTCACCGCCATTAAGTGCTATTCTCGCCGTGTTTGTGCTACCTGCCGAAATGGTAACGGTGTCATCACCGCCGCGCGCCCTCAGCTGAGACGAGGTGTTACCAGTGCACACGATGGTGTCGGGACCGTTGGTCGCTGCGGGAGAACAAGCTGCTTTCGCTGAAGACGGGCTAAACGATACTACGAAAAGCGATACCAACAGCCTTGCACCACAATCAACACTATTGTCGCGCAAAGTTCTTACCTTGCCTCTGGAACGTGAAATAACGCGGTTAAACAGCCTATTGTACACGCGCATTTTATAACTAGACATTTGCTACCCTGCCTTACCGTACCATCAAGTTGCGACCACTAGGCAGTAAACCAAAACAACAGCGAGAATTAGTCGAAAATTTGGCTAATTATGGATCTGGTCGGCAAGAGAACGGATTTATATGTGTCATGGCTTTTGTGAAGAGGCTATCGCGCAAAGTTTTGACATCGCGCTAAATGAAGTTCTCGCGGTTCTAAGTTAAGGAATCTCTGAAGAACTTCCCCATTTTGGCTTGATTTGGTATGGTTTCTGCGGATGAGAGAGGAGCCCGCCGATGCCCAAACAGCCTGCCATTCCCGGCCTTGGTGATGCGGTGAAGAAGAAGGTGACGCGCCGCGAGAAGTTCCTGTCGGAGATGGATGCGGTGGTGCCTTGGGGTCGTCTGTTGGCGCTGATCGAGCCGCACTATCCGAAGGTTGGGTCAAAGGGTGGTCGGCCACCGATGCCACTGGAGACGATGCTGCGAGTGTATTTCCTTCAGAGCTGGTACGCGCTGAGCGATCCGATGGCCGAAGAGAGCCTGTATGACAGCGAGGCCATGCGCCGGTTTGCCGGTATCGAGCTTGGCGATGACCGCATCCCCGACGAAACAACGATCCTGAACTTCCGGCACCTGCTGGAGAAGCATCAGCTGACCGAGAAGCTGTTTGCCGAGGTGAATGCCTATCTTGCCGACAAGGGCGTCACGCTGCGCTCTGGCACGTTGGTGGATGCGACGATCATCGATGCGCCGTCCTCGACCAAGAATGAAGCCAAGGCCCGCGATCCCGAGATGTCATCCACCAAGAAGGGTAATGACTGGTACTTCGGCATGAAGGCCCATGTTGGCGTCGATGCAGACAGCGGCATCGTCCACAGCCTGGAGACCACCACTGCCAAGACCCACGATAGCCAGGTCTGGGACGAACTGCTGCACGGCAACGAAACATCCGTCTGGGCGGACAAGGGCTACGTGCATTCCGAACGAGAGGCGGCCTTCACCAAGGATGCAGGCCGGTTCTGGGGCGTGATGCGCAAGGCACCCAAAGGTGGCGAACTGGATCCGCTCGACGTGCAGATCAACCGGATCATCGCAAAGGTCCGGGCCAAGGTTGAGCACCCGTTCCGGATCCTGAAGCGCCAGTTCGGCCACGTGAAGACGCGCTACCGTGGGCTGGCCAAGAACCGGGCGCATCTGTTCACGCTCTTCGCCCTCGGCAACCTGTTCATGACCCGGAGAAAGCTGGCAGCATGAGGCAGAGTCTGCCCAAAAACGCCGAAACCGCCACTCAGGCGGCCGAAACAGCGGGAAAATCGCTGGAAATGGGACGTCTGACGCCCCAAACTACCTTCAAGCCGGCACGGCGGCGAAGCCGAAGGCGTTGATCAGACGTTCCTTAATAATGAACAATCTGTTTCTCAGAACGCGACAGAAACGAACGGTTTTGGTGGTATCCTAGAGGTGTAGTTGGTTGAGTTTGAGGTTTAGTAATGAGTAAACAAGAGATTGTTTCGCGGTTGGTCGTCTTGATCTGGCAGCGATTTCGCGGGGTCCCAATCGAAGAAGTTGAACGGGCACTTTTAACCGAAGGCTGGGCAATCAGCGCGGTGCGCGAAGCAACAAGTGTCTACCTTTCGACCCGTCAGTTCATCTGACTTTTAATCGATGTCTGCTGAGGCGCTAACCGCCGTCCTGATGGCGCACCACCGTCTGCGTCGTGTATGCAGCTGCCCAAATGAACGTTTCGCGCATGAGCGCTTCCAAAAATTCGAAATGTTCAACCTAACCGCGCCGTAGCCGCCTATCCCTTGCCGCGCGTTTTCGGCAACCTTCGCAGCAGTATTGCGCATCCGCCCGACGCCAGTGCGGTAGGTCATCAAAGCAGTATCGGCACTGCCAGTCACCGCGCTGCATACGCCGCATAATCGCTATTGCGCGGGATTTCCTGTTCCCCGTGTTTCCAGTCCAAAGGTAGGGCTGAAAATTGGCTATCAGTCTGCCATCATATCTTTCAAACCAAAGCGTATCCGGGTCTGGACCTGGCATGTCGATGAATCCTCATTGTTGGTTAATCGGCACCCAAAAGCGGGTTAATAGTCGCAATCAAAAAGATTTTGAGTTTTTACTTCCCTTCGAATTGAACTCAAAGAGTTCCTGCTAGCCGTAGCGCCTTATCGAACCTCGGCGACAATGGGTCAGCGTTACCAACGTTACCTCCCATATGCCCAAGGCAGGTTTCAGCTACGTCATGCGGCGTGTTGGTGGTTTCGGCGACCCAGTCGCGGAATTACGACCGAAAGCCGTGTGGGCGTTCGGCCATGCCACGCCGTTCCATGAAACGCGACATTGTGGCGTCAGAAATCACGCCCTTGCGGACGCTTGGGAACAGGTACCCGTCGCGCTGAAAGGCAGCGGCTTGATTAATCACGCCCAGCGCCTCTTGCGACAACGGTACCCGAAAATCGCTGGTGGCGTCCTTGCGGCCTTTCATCATCTCTGCGGGGATAGTCCAGATGTCGCCTTCGATCTGGTCAAGACGCATGAACCGCAATGGCCGTGAACGTACAGCAGTCAGAATGAGAAGGCGCAATGCCAGATGGGTTACGGAACCGTCAGTCAGGTTTTGATAAAATTCCGGCACGTCCCGCCAGTGCAAGGCAGGTACGTTCTGCGTCTTGTGGCGCTGTTTGCCTAAAAGCGCCTTGGCCTTGTCGGTTGCTTGTAAGTCAACGTCCAAGCCCAGCGCCGCCGCGTGGCGCATGCATATGCTCAGACGGTTCATGGCCTTTTGCGCGGTATGGGCTTTTTCATGCCAGATGGGGGCCAGTGTGTCGCGAATATCGCGCTGGTCGATCTGCGACACAGGCATCTTACCTAGCTTCGGTAGTACATGTAGCTCGAGCGGGCTAAACCAACGCCCAGCCTCACCGTCACCCTTCAGTTCCGCTTTGCGGCTTTCGAAAGCATCAAGCGCGACGTCTCTTAGAATATACATGTTATTTTCGGCTTCGCGCTGCTGGCGCTCACGTTCTTTGATGGCGTCCTTGCCTTCGCGCAGAACCGCGTGCCACTTGTCAGCCTCGTCCCGCGCGGCTTTCAATGAAACATCGGGAAAGCCGCCAAGCCCCATCTCGTGCCGCCGCCCGAAAATCGTATAGCGCAGAAACCATTGAGAGCCACCGTCCCGCCGCATGTGGAACCAAAGCCCGCCACCGTCCGAGTATTTGCCAGGAGGTTTGGCCTTCAGTTCTGCGTTTGTAAGCTTGTGTTTTGGTCAAGCCATTTTCTATCCACCCTGCTATCCACCTCTATATATGGTATATAGTGGGGCACAATGGAATAGGGTGAAACGGTTATATTATTGTATTTAGGCATATTTTGTAAAATCACATGTCCCATGGGATACCAAGATATAGTAATTCAATGCCCTCTCACAGCACCATTACTTTTTTAACACCTACTTAAAGATAGTTTTCCCATTCCAATGGTATCGACCTACCCGGTTGTCCACCTACCAATCTTTGATTGGCCGGTAGCAACGTTCGCCGAATTCAGCGGCCAGACGTCGGGTGTGGTAAATCAGGTCACTGCCCAAACCTGACAAACTCGTGCGCGGCAAATACCGCTTCCACACCCCATCAAAGAACCAATCCTTTGGAATGCACGGGTGAATTGTTGCGAGCTTGCCGTCAAGTTGTTGGGTAAACACTACGCGTTAGCTGCATAATGTGTCAGATAGGGAAGTGCAGGTCGAGCTAATCAAACCAAAGATTGCAGGTGATGGAATGGAAATAGTGGCGCAAAGCAGCTCTCGCCCCGAAATTGGACGTGGCCGATCCGGCATAGTCTATTTGCAGGACGATGAGAGTGGCGGCAAGCTTGCCTGCAAGGTCTTTGACTCTCGGGGACTTACTAAAGCCGTTCAATGGTTCACATTGGGTGCTCCAAATCCGTATGTGTGGAATGTTGATGCTGCTGAATGTGCAAAAATCCGCCGTAACATTCTCAAACTGCTGGTTCCGGTCTGGATGGATGGCGATGTCGATGTTGCCGATGCCAGTGCCGTCGTCTTGAATAAAGAAGAAATGACATTTGAATTGCAAACCAGACTGGTGCGTGGTTGGGCCGCTCATTTGCATCATCCATTAAGCGACGAATTCGACGACGAAGCGGAAAACCTGTGGCGGCGTATGATGCCGGCGCTTCGTGCGCATCTCCAAGATGCGGGATTTGACGGCCTGTTATGGCAGGCAGGCGCTGGTAATCCGGTGGCACTGAACAATTTTCTGTATGAACCGAACGATGAAGAAGCGGAAACGACCAATACAGAAAGCAGCGACGGACGCTGGGTCTGGATTGATCTTGAGTCCGGTGTGCCGGCCATTTTTCCGATCTCGCCAAAAGTACTGCTTAATTATTCTCTCGCGCATTGGTGGCGGCTTGGACGTCCAATGTTTGATGACGTCGAAATCACCCGCCTCAAAGACTATCTCAAAGCAAACGCTAAGGAACTTAAGCTATCGCTTGGTGTGAAGAATTATGAGTCCGTGGTTTCAGATGCGGAGCGTCTGGGAAAACATCAGGTCAAATGGAAATCAATCGGGCGGCTGCAATCATCCATTCAATACCGAGTGGCACGTGGCGATATCGACCAATCTCAGGCTGACTACTATTCCAAGCACCGGCTGCGATGGCTGTTCAGAGAGTGGGTTCGAGGCCTGCTATCGTCCCTGAAAGCTTTGAAGGGTGGGTTTCTTTCGGTTTGGAAACGACTGAAACGTCTCGACTTGAAAAGCCTTGTTCACGTTTGCTGGAAATTTCTGATTTCGCAGAAGTACCGAGAAGCTTTTGTCCACGGTTATCTCGACCGAAGCATTAACCAATGGACCAAACGGGGTCAGTTAACGAACGAGCATGCGAACATCCTTCGTGAACAAATCGGATCACCTAACTCCAGCGTGTACATAACGGATTTCGGCATACATATCGCGATCAAACCGGCTGTAAAAGCAACTCAATACTGGGTGCTACCGGCCTTGTTTGCGTTCGGATTGTTAGGTGGGAAAACCGTCGCAATTCTGATCCTTACCGGCGGTGCCATCGGGCGTTCCGCCTAT harbors:
- a CDS encoding autotransporter family protein produces the protein MRDNSVDCGARLLVSLFVVSFSPSSAKAACSPAATNGPDTIVCTGNTSSQLRARGGDDTVTISAGSTNTARIALNGGDDTFVLDGNLQARLEGGSGDDTAWLNIGSSIVGQLFMGSASDSINVAAGADISGVTRFDGGDGPVDTITFQGVSAGISGAIVLNWENIILDGGTLSFGPTLSTSSVAGNGLILINDATLNAAGGFSLTGNLSNSGIVSMNDGTAGDISGVSADYAGGGQLFVDVDFATDTSDTLVIGGNVTGAATAVTLTNASTGVETGNDILVIDVAGTTALGDFTLSGGAYSVGAFRYNLDLQGSQWFLSNIGANGTGAVYEAAPDALLRFSSIPTLDQRVSQRQSLGKANSSNSTSPAEGAWLRIHGRKFDIAPQQSTSGNTYDGNIWGVQIGVDTQSIEGGNGHWVFGLTGQFGKLDSTAANGLGSGNIYAEGYGIGATATWYADQGSYLDAQAQINWIDSEISSSTSGSLVNGHSSTAYALSIEGGHRIKMGSQNALIPQAQLTWGHLDGGRFTDTAGDTVNLGSTESLLGRIGLAYEYEYDGASSGTGSSTAGPDQDRKRVYVIGNILHDFSGTSSVNVSGANLSAKNESTWAELGVGGSIVWDENMALFAEGSYRTEISGNLGNNQGVGLTAGFRMTW
- a CDS encoding IS5 family transposase; the encoded protein is MPKQPAIPGLGDAVKKKVTRREKFLSEMDAVVPWGRLLALIEPHYPKVGSKGGRPPMPLETMLRVYFLQSWYALSDPMAEESLYDSEAMRRFAGIELGDDRIPDETTILNFRHLLEKHQLTEKLFAEVNAYLADKGVTLRSGTLVDATIIDAPSSTKNEAKARDPEMSSTKKGNDWYFGMKAHVGVDADSGIVHSLETTTAKTHDSQVWDELLHGNETSVWADKGYVHSEREAAFTKDAGRFWGVMRKAPKGGELDPLDVQINRIIAKVRAKVEHPFRILKRQFGHVKTRYRGLAKNRAHLFTLFALGNLFMTRRKLAA
- a CDS encoding tyrosine-type recombinase/integrase, which gives rise to MKAKPPGKYSDGGGLWFHMRRDGGSQWFLRYTIFGRRHEMGLGGFPDVSLKAARDEADKWHAVLREGKDAIKERERQQREAENNMYILRDVALDAFESRKAELKGDGEAGRWFSPLELHVLPKLGKMPVSQIDQRDIRDTLAPIWHEKAHTAQKAMNRLSICMRHAAALGLDVDLQATDKAKALLGKQRHKTQNVPALHWRDVPEFYQNLTDGSVTHLALRLLILTAVRSRPLRFMRLDQIEGDIWTIPAEMMKGRKDATSDFRVPLSQEALGVINQAAAFQRDGYLFPSVRKGVISDATMSRFMERRGMAERPHGFRS